From a region of the Oncorhynchus keta strain PuntledgeMale-10-30-2019 chromosome 13, Oket_V2, whole genome shotgun sequence genome:
- the LOC118391987 gene encoding leucine rich adaptor protein 1-like: MEEDNVLSDFKDIEKKLGRNVPESLIRSLAGGHHHHDKHEERKPATPKNRSNSADLKRLESKILFLKQEMAHLRAIDVKLMQQLMSINEGIESIKWVMEDKGGLASRESSLTGSLYSLTDSEDDTSPRGSFTSLQDGNSDGLDGISVGSYLDTLEELAEDLPDHPSPTDLNLFSDIPMIEDKTFSKPPMQVRVDSDEYYCFG; the protein is encoded by the exons ATGGAAGAGGACAACGTGTTATCCGATTTTAAGGACATTGAGAAAAAGTTGGGTCGCAATGTTCCTGAAAGTCTCATTCGTTCCCTAGCGGGAGGACATCATCATCACGACAAACATGAGGAGAGAAAACCGGCGACACCGAAGAACCGCTCAAACTCTGCTGACTTAAAACGACTGGAGAGCAAGATATTATTTTTGAAACAGGAAATG GCCCACCTCCGTGCCATCGATGTCAAGCTGATGCAGCAGCTGATGTCAATCAACGAGGGCATCGAATCCATCAAATGGGTGATGGAGGACAAGGGGGGCCTAGCCAGTCGTGAAAGCAGCCTGACTGGCAGCCTGTACAGCTTAACGGACAGCGAGGACGACACCTCTCCACGCGGCAGCTTCACCAGTCTGCAGGACGGAAACAGTGACGGATTGGACGGGATATCCGTGGGCAGCTATCTGGATACGTTGGAGGAGTTAGCCGAGGACCTTCCAGACCACCCTTCTCCAACGGATCTTAATCTCTTCTCAGATATACCCATGATAGAGGACAAGACTTTCAGCAAGCCACCCATGCAAGTCAGAGTGGATTCCGATGAGTACTATTGCTTTGGATAG